From Lysinibacillus sp. SGAir0095, the proteins below share one genomic window:
- the cotE gene encoding outer spore coat protein CotE, with amino-acid sequence MKRLRQIVTKAVVAKGKKRVEASEVIRPSSTPTSILGCWVINHHYNAKKVGKYVEISGKFDVNVWYAYNNNTKTAVHSETISYKDRIKLHYRDNDVIESNDCHVRVVQQPNCIEAVINQNGDCFNVVIEREFVVEIIGETKVVVSIHEVDYEEEWKYEEDESSSSSSSSSSSSSSSSSSSSSSSSSSSSSSSSSSNGFKFIEDSSSFR; translated from the coding sequence TTGAAACGTTTGCGTCAAATAGTGACAAAAGCGGTTGTCGCTAAAGGTAAGAAGAGAGTTGAAGCGAGCGAAGTGATTCGCCCTTCATCTACGCCAACTAGTATTTTAGGATGTTGGGTGATCAACCATCACTACAATGCAAAAAAAGTAGGGAAATATGTTGAAATCTCAGGAAAGTTCGATGTAAACGTATGGTATGCGTACAATAATAATACAAAAACAGCAGTTCACTCGGAAACAATCAGCTACAAAGATCGCATTAAACTTCACTACCGCGATAATGATGTAATTGAATCGAATGACTGCCATGTACGTGTTGTCCAACAGCCAAACTGTATCGAAGCGGTAATTAACCAAAATGGTGACTGCTTTAATGTAGTAATCGAACGTGAATTTGTCGTAGAAATCATTGGCGAAACTAAAGTTGTGGTTTCTATACATGAAGTAGATTACGAAGAAGAGTGGAAATATGAAGAAGATGAATCTTCATCAAGCTCTAGTTCTAGCTCAAGCTCAAGCTCTAGTTCGAGCTCAAGCTCAAGTTCAAGCTCAAGCTCTTCGTCATCATCGTCTTCATCTTCAAGCAATGGCTTTAAATTTATTGAAGACTCATCATCATTTCGTTAA